The following proteins are encoded in a genomic region of Drosophila willistoni isolate 14030-0811.24 chromosome 3R, UCI_dwil_1.1, whole genome shotgun sequence:
- the LOC26530268 gene encoding uncharacterized protein LOC26530268 translates to MRVFILLCLFAAACSADKLGYNYQPVAHADAGLSFVPGSGLVPAEIPQVVQSGEAVLSQPIEAPSVVATSPIVPQAAPLVEEFQKEFYSYAAPEEQFNDGVNNQEIANSLKKNLRIVFIRTPENQGFERAALQLAKQSAQQETAIYVLSKQADVANLAKQLNALKSTSSNKPEVHFVKYRTPEDAVNAQLAIQNQYNQLPGVSRISNEGRAPVINFASPAAAPAVASVGAVASPSSEYLPANVVAGQDYLPPALRRFRLK, encoded by the exons ATGCGCGTTTTCATT ttactttgcctttttgccgCCGCCTGCAGTGCCGACAAGTTGGGCTACAACTATCAGCCCGTGGCCCATGCTGACGCTGGCCTGTCATTTGTTCCTGGCAGTGGCCTGGTTCCTGCCGAAATTCCCCAGGTCGTGCAAAGTGGCGAAGCTGTGCTTTCTCAGCCCATAGAGGCTCCTTCTGTTGTTGCCACTTCTCCCATTGTTCCCCAGGCTGCCCCACTTGTGGAGGAATTCCAAAAGGAATTCTACAGCTATGCTGCTCCCGAGGAACAATTCAATGATGGAGTCAATAACCAGGAAATTGCCAATTCGCTGAAGAAGAATCTGCGTATTGTCTTCATTCGTACGCCGGAGAATCAAGGTTTTGAGCGTGCCGCTCTTCAATTGGCCAAGCAGTCTGCCCAGCAGGAAACGGCTATTTATGTGCTCAGCAAGCAGGCGGATGTGGCCAACTTGGCCAAACAGCTCAACGCCCTTAAGTCCACATCCAGCAACAAGCCTGAGGTGCACTTTGTTAAGTACCGCACACCCGAAGATGCCGTCAATGCCCAGTTGGCAATCCAGAACCAGTACAACCAATTGCCAGGTGTATCTCGCATCTCCAACGAGGGCCGCGCTCCTGTTATCAACTTTGCTTCTCCTGCTGCTGCCCCAGCTGTGGCTTCTGTCGGTGCTGTGGCCTCGCCCAGCTCTGAATATTTACCAGCGAATGTTGTTGCTGGCCAGGATTATCTGCCACCCGCACTGCGTCGCTTTCGACTAAAGTAA